One stretch of Funiculus sociatus GB2-C1 DNA includes these proteins:
- a CDS encoding hybrid sensor histidine kinase/response regulator produces MAIDSDIRDQAYQFFIQEASELLQLIEAELLTLKTERSTPKVHNLMRAAHSIKGGAACVGLETIKILAHRLEDFFKALYNEEIQIDDELETLLLQAYDCLRLPLMDEITTGYFNPEQAMAIAEPVFAQIEGQLGDFLGGEDPILNPVELGIDITLSIFEVDVAQELDRLTNVVIYPEGNEVAGELRAIADVFTGIAELLNLPGFGAIAQTTIAALNAHPEQTLQIAQLALADFKAGREAVLAGDRAEGGVPSPALAQLAVPTPTVLTVAELLTQEKTTEAIPSVDELFGIFDLTSQTKELTTRSNIDVSDTISVTSPEEVHAIVLVPQEEEILTPILSVDEILALSASPPKTTEISQVSKSSKSDWSAVLSTEDNFLGSDLLIQEETIDFTYSLEELIDDFLSSQQSPENSNLLEVEELELMTIATEEVSESDLIIQKSIFDEVHCLEEYLINGFSELPNTEIADIVGVKTSNDITTEEQITKIELAKEETELVRIPPLPATPVSTPPQELYSDLVEAPSPDKIKNLVKSIEQVFDSLPLVEEFPATYIAQKDSLKEVSNITTPNSELGDTANNQKSNLPVLPLTKSARQNPKTILEPAVQENNEATSSPTNPTHHLSVRVDLDRLERMNNLVGELSINRNSLSLQNEQLQGTVQELLRRLGKFQELANHLRDLSDEMLVAPSRVLLAERHEVRDQTRKLTQGKKDLSLNFKISGEGKESLLSNASSLNGGNPPTRLAPQDALRAEELTTLSTQTEFDSLEMDSYGELHSLLQDTLEEMAQLEEIVGDVALLAGQSSQTIESQRQMVTHLRDDLMWARMLPLGEVLTRYPRTLRDLSTTYDKPVDLKLSGTGVLVDKAVLEKLYDPLLHLLRNAFDHGIEPPEVRRQQKKPERGQIEIRAYHQGSQTVIEVRDDGQGINLERIRNRAVDLGLLSSKQLATTPTDQLFDLLYEPGFSTATQVSELSGRGVGLDVVRSQLRSLKGTVTVTSTLGRGTTFTLRIPLTLTIAKLLVGLVGSTAYALPSDSIEEILIPKSDQVKRSGKQRFLHWRKRIVPVYHLSELLDYAVPLPESIPSQALVAVPSPEDWASPMLLLRQDNQFLALEIDRLVTEQELVIKPFGGAIAPPSYIYGCTILGDGSLIPVIDGATLINQFIGQGQNALVTTTLPDLPASTPIKTALTDKTKVSTNTAKSPLVLIVDDSIALRQTLALTLQKVGYRVLQARDGREAIEHLQQNSSIQMVVCDIEMPNMNGFEFLNHRRQEPLLSKIPVIMLTSRSSDKHRQLAAHLGASAYFTKPYLDQEFLAAIKTLIDKEGSR; encoded by the coding sequence ATGGCGATCGACTCTGATATCCGCGACCAAGCCTATCAGTTTTTTATTCAAGAAGCTTCAGAACTGTTGCAACTAATTGAAGCCGAGTTGCTGACACTGAAGACAGAGCGCAGTACCCCTAAAGTTCACAACCTAATGCGTGCCGCCCACTCAATAAAAGGTGGAGCTGCTTGCGTGGGACTGGAAACAATCAAAATCTTAGCTCACCGCCTAGAAGATTTCTTTAAAGCACTCTACAACGAGGAAATTCAGATTGATGATGAATTAGAAACCTTGCTGTTGCAGGCTTATGATTGTCTCCGCCTGCCTTTAATGGATGAAATTACCACTGGTTATTTCAATCCAGAGCAGGCAATGGCAATAGCAGAACCTGTGTTTGCACAAATTGAGGGGCAATTAGGAGATTTTCTGGGAGGAGAAGACCCCATTCTCAATCCAGTTGAATTGGGAATAGATATTACCTTATCTATATTTGAAGTGGACGTAGCGCAGGAACTGGATCGCCTTACCAATGTTGTGATCTATCCTGAAGGCAACGAAGTAGCGGGAGAATTACGTGCAATAGCAGATGTATTTACCGGAATAGCAGAACTATTGAATCTGCCAGGATTTGGAGCGATCGCCCAAACTACTATAGCGGCTCTCAATGCTCATCCAGAGCAAACTCTACAAATTGCACAACTAGCATTAGCTGATTTTAAGGCAGGTAGGGAAGCAGTGCTGGCAGGCGATCGCGCTGAAGGCGGTGTCCCCTCCCCTGCTTTAGCACAACTTGCTGTACCCACACCCACGGTACTTACAGTAGCAGAGCTACTTACTCAAGAGAAGACAACAGAGGCAATTCCTTCTGTGGATGAACTTTTTGGAATCTTTGACCTGACATCCCAGACGAAAGAACTAACAACCCGCTCCAATATTGATGTATCAGATACGATTTCCGTCACCTCACCAGAGGAAGTCCATGCGATCGTTTTAGTTCCTCAAGAAGAAGAGATATTAACTCCGATTCTTTCTGTGGATGAGATTTTGGCTCTCTCTGCCTCGCCACCCAAAACTACAGAGATTTCCCAGGTTTCTAAAAGTAGCAAATCAGACTGGAGTGCGGTTCTTTCAACAGAAGATAATTTTCTAGGAAGTGACTTATTGATTCAAGAGGAAACTATTGATTTCACCTATTCTTTAGAAGAGCTCATTGATGATTTTCTGTCTAGCCAGCAATCTCCAGAAAATTCAAATTTATTGGAAGTTGAAGAATTAGAGCTAATGACGATTGCAACAGAAGAAGTTTCAGAAAGTGATTTAATAATTCAAAAAAGTATATTTGATGAAGTTCATTGCTTAGAAGAATATTTAATTAACGGTTTTTCAGAATTACCAAATACAGAAATTGCAGATATAGTTGGTGTAAAAACTTCTAATGACATCACTACAGAAGAGCAAATTACTAAAATAGAGCTAGCCAAAGAAGAAACTGAGTTGGTTAGAATTCCGCCGCTTCCAGCCACCCCAGTTTCTACACCACCTCAAGAACTGTATTCGGACTTAGTTGAAGCGCCATCCCCAGATAAAATTAAAAATTTAGTTAAATCAATTGAGCAGGTATTTGACAGTTTGCCTCTGGTAGAAGAGTTTCCTGCTACTTATATCGCACAAAAAGACTCTTTAAAGGAAGTTTCTAATATAACTACTCCCAATTCTGAATTGGGGGATACTGCCAACAATCAAAAATCTAACCTTCCCGTACTCCCATTAACCAAATCCGCCCGCCAAAATCCAAAAACGATTCTTGAGCCTGCTGTCCAAGAAAACAATGAAGCCACTTCATCTCCCACAAATCCGACCCATCACCTTTCCGTCAGAGTTGATCTAGATCGGCTAGAACGAATGAATAATTTGGTGGGTGAATTATCCATCAATCGAAATAGCCTTTCTCTACAAAATGAGCAATTGCAGGGGACTGTTCAAGAGCTGCTGCGTCGGTTGGGGAAATTTCAGGAACTAGCAAATCATCTTCGCGATTTATCAGACGAGATGCTAGTAGCTCCTTCGAGGGTGCTGTTAGCTGAGCGGCACGAAGTTCGTGACCAGACACGAAAGCTGACTCAGGGAAAGAAAGATTTATCTCTAAACTTTAAAATTTCAGGGGAAGGCAAAGAATCCTTACTCAGCAATGCCAGTTCGCTCAACGGCGGCAACCCACCCACGCGGCTGGCTCCTCAGGACGCACTTCGTGCTGAGGAGCTAACAACACTCAGCACTCAAACTGAGTTTGACTCTCTAGAGATGGACAGCTATGGAGAACTGCACTCCCTGCTGCAAGACACTCTTGAAGAAATGGCGCAACTCGAAGAAATAGTGGGTGACGTTGCACTGCTAGCTGGGCAATCCAGCCAGACTATAGAAAGCCAACGTCAAATGGTCACACATCTGCGGGACGATCTGATGTGGGCGCGGATGCTTCCCCTTGGTGAAGTTTTGACTCGCTATCCTCGCACATTACGCGACTTATCCACAACTTACGATAAACCAGTCGATCTGAAATTGAGCGGGACAGGAGTTTTAGTTGATAAAGCAGTCTTGGAAAAACTCTACGACCCTTTATTGCACTTACTTCGTAATGCCTTCGATCATGGCATTGAGCCACCAGAAGTGCGCCGTCAGCAAAAAAAACCGGAGCGGGGTCAGATTGAAATTCGCGCCTACCACCAAGGAAGTCAAACCGTTATTGAAGTGCGGGATGACGGTCAAGGCATCAATTTGGAACGCATCCGCAATCGAGCAGTAGATTTAGGGTTGCTGTCATCAAAACAACTAGCTACAACTCCGACAGATCAACTCTTTGATTTGTTATACGAGCCAGGATTTTCAACAGCAACTCAAGTGAGCGAACTTTCTGGTCGAGGAGTTGGCTTGGATGTGGTGCGATCGCAATTGCGATCGCTCAAAGGCACGGTCACGGTGACATCTACTCTCGGACGAGGTACCACCTTTACCTTACGCATCCCACTGACGCTGACTATTGCCAAATTACTCGTTGGTTTGGTGGGTTCAACTGCCTATGCCTTACCCTCTGACAGCATCGAAGAAATTTTAATTCCTAAATCTGACCAGGTGAAGCGATCTGGGAAACAGAGATTCTTGCACTGGAGGAAGCGAATTGTCCCTGTCTATCATTTATCTGAACTACTAGATTATGCAGTTCCATTGCCGGAATCAATCCCTAGCCAAGCATTGGTAGCCGTTCCTTCTCCAGAAGATTGGGCATCACCGATGCTGCTGCTGCGCCAAGATAATCAATTTCTAGCTTTAGAAATCGACCGCTTAGTCACAGAGCAAGAACTGGTAATTAAACCCTTTGGTGGAGCGATCGCGCCTCCGAGTTATATCTATGGCTGCACTATTTTAGGGGATGGTAGTTTGATTCCAGTGATTGATGGCGCAACTCTTATCAACCAGTTTATTGGGCAAGGTCAGAATGCGCTTGTCACTACCACTTTACCCGATTTGCCAGCTTCTACCCCAATTAAAACTGCATTGACTGATAAAACTAAGGTATCAACCAATACTGCCAAATCTCCCCTAGTTTTAATCGTAGATGACTCAATCGCTTTGCGACAAACCTTAGCCTTGACTCTGCAAAAAGTAGGTTATAGAGTTTTGCAAGCAAGAGATGGTCGCGAAGCTATCGAACACTTGCAGCAAAACTCAAGCATCCAAATGGTAGTTTGTGATATTGAAATGCCTAATATGAATGGCTTTGAATTTCTCAACCATCGTCGTCAAGAACCACTGCTATCAAAAATTCCAGTTATCATGCTGACGAGTCGCAGCAGTGATAAACACCGACAACTAGCGGCTCACTTGGGAGCCAGCGCCTACTTCACCAAGCCTTACTTAGATCAAGAATTTTTAGCAGCAATCAAAACTCTTATTGACAAAGAGGGTAGTAGGTAA
- a CDS encoding chemotaxis protein CheW, which translates to MSNQPETTLDASHAAPSLKVLVFSMGSLNLALRVELVYKVLNSTPIYGGGVNGVGIVHMGDREVTVLNLQQRLFQSSNTNENYKQGYLIVIQNTVGELYGIPVETVPALMDVPLSSIRVLPESFRNSDTLGIASHVAVICQLETNLTLFLLDVDSTTKLS; encoded by the coding sequence ATGAGTAATCAACCGGAAACAACATTAGACGCTTCCCATGCTGCACCTTCTCTCAAAGTGCTTGTCTTTAGTATGGGTAGCCTAAACTTGGCTTTGCGCGTTGAGTTAGTCTACAAAGTCCTCAATTCTACGCCCATTTATGGTGGTGGTGTCAATGGAGTGGGGATTGTCCATATGGGCGATCGCGAAGTTACTGTTTTGAATCTACAGCAGCGATTATTTCAATCCTCTAACACTAACGAAAACTATAAACAAGGCTACCTAATCGTTATCCAAAATACAGTAGGTGAACTTTATGGTATCCCCGTTGAAACCGTCCCAGCTTTGATGGATGTACCATTATCCAGCATCCGAGTTTTACCAGAATCTTTCCGTAACTCTGATACTCTTGGGATAGCCAGTCATGTCGCTGTCATTTGTCAATTAGAGACTAATCTAACCTTATTTTTGTTAGATGTTGATAGTACAACCAAACTTTCTTGA
- a CDS encoding thermonuclease family protein: MTRTRTLFQNSLKLAGAAVLILSLVACEAIFGPPTYPVNNVSDGDTINVKDGGGKNISVRFACVDAPEIPHTKKEKESKKTADKNQFQWGFKAQQRLQELVKQGGDRVRLTITDTDQYGRKVSEVRLPDGTFVQEVLVKEGLVLVYREYIKDCPSAAIVEQAEAEAKKARRGVWRDTKFVEPWDWRSASK, from the coding sequence ATGACTCGCACGCGAACATTATTTCAGAACTCCCTCAAATTGGCTGGTGCTGCTGTCCTTATCCTTAGCTTGGTGGCGTGTGAAGCTATTTTTGGCCCTCCCACGTACCCAGTTAACAACGTTAGCGATGGGGATACTATTAATGTGAAGGATGGCGGTGGGAAAAACATCAGCGTGCGCTTTGCTTGCGTGGATGCTCCAGAAATTCCTCACACCAAAAAGGAAAAGGAAAGCAAAAAAACAGCGGACAAAAACCAATTTCAGTGGGGATTTAAAGCGCAGCAGCGTTTGCAAGAACTGGTAAAACAAGGTGGCGATCGCGTCCGCTTAACTATCACCGATACTGACCAGTATGGGCGCAAAGTGAGTGAGGTGCGCCTGCCTGATGGCACTTTTGTTCAAGAAGTTCTGGTCAAAGAAGGGCTGGTGCTGGTGTATCGCGAATACATAAAAGATTGTCCCAGTGCGGCTATTGTTGAGCAAGCAGAAGCTGAGGCAAAAAAGGCGAGACGCGGTGTCTGGCGAGACACAAAATTTGTGGAACCTTGGGACTGGCGGAGTGCAAGTAAATAG
- a CDS encoding lipopolysaccharide assembly protein LapA domain-containing protein: MKTFTNLLTSIILAIWAGAIAILAVQNATSVSLKFFTFESIQMPVGVVLAFSAGVGAIGGAIAPLFWSRGNRQLQSEYAEEDFE; the protein is encoded by the coding sequence ATGAAAACCTTTACCAATTTACTCACATCCATAATTTTAGCGATTTGGGCGGGCGCGATCGCCATCCTTGCCGTGCAGAACGCCACATCAGTGTCGCTGAAATTTTTTACATTTGAGTCAATTCAGATGCCAGTAGGCGTTGTGCTGGCTTTTAGCGCTGGTGTGGGAGCAATTGGTGGTGCGATCGCGCCTCTTTTCTGGTCGCGTGGCAACAGGCAGCTGCAATCTGAGTACGCCGAAGAAGATTTTGAATAG
- a CDS encoding phosphoglucomutase/phosphomannomutase family protein encodes MSVASSSNKIKFGTDGWRGIIASDFTFSNVCKVTRAIASYLETAYSKDRPVLIAYDTRFLADQFARTAAEVLVDLGWTVKIVDRDCPTPVIAYNAKILNSAGALMFTASHNPAPYCGIKYIPDYAGPATPEITDTIVANIEGASDEPASGKNTDKISTFDPKPDYLQFIYTLLDVERIKSAGLNVKYDALYSTSRGYLDTVLEHCGCEIESFHTHRDVLFGGGMPEPKGEQLEELVEAVRRDQADLGLATDGDSDRFGIVDEQGNVLTPNTVLLLLARHLIKNKGKTGAIVRTVATTHLLDNFAAKYGLEIYETAVGFKYIGEKMRETQVLIGGEESGGLSIVGHIPEKDGILADMLVAEAIAYEGKPLSQLVEEAIAEADGPLYNQRLDLHLEDAHKAAVIDSFTKNPPTEVAGIKVKEVGRKDGIKLYLEDGSWVLLRPSGTEPLMRVYLETNSPEKQSQIAQQMEQTINKLEPAKV; translated from the coding sequence ATGAGTGTAGCCAGCAGTTCCAATAAAATTAAGTTTGGCACCGATGGATGGCGGGGAATTATCGCTTCGGACTTTACCTTCTCCAATGTGTGTAAGGTAACGCGGGCGATCGCTAGTTATCTCGAAACCGCCTATTCTAAAGACCGACCAGTTTTAATTGCTTACGATACCCGTTTTCTAGCTGACCAGTTTGCCCGTACTGCTGCTGAAGTTCTTGTAGACTTAGGCTGGACAGTAAAAATTGTCGATCGGGATTGTCCGACTCCAGTAATTGCTTACAACGCTAAAATTCTCAACTCAGCAGGGGCGCTGATGTTCACCGCTTCTCACAACCCTGCACCCTATTGCGGCATTAAGTATATCCCCGACTATGCTGGCCCAGCTACTCCGGAAATTACAGACACGATTGTAGCCAATATTGAAGGGGCATCAGATGAGCCGGCTTCGGGCAAAAATACCGATAAAATTTCTACCTTTGACCCGAAGCCAGATTATCTCCAGTTTATTTACACGCTGCTGGATGTAGAGCGAATCAAGAGCGCCGGACTGAATGTGAAGTACGATGCTCTGTACTCCACCTCTCGCGGATATTTGGATACCGTGTTAGAACACTGCGGTTGCGAAATTGAGTCATTCCACACACACCGCGATGTCCTATTTGGCGGCGGAATGCCAGAACCGAAAGGGGAACAGCTGGAGGAACTGGTCGAAGCGGTACGCCGCGATCAAGCGGATTTGGGTTTGGCGACGGATGGAGATAGCGATCGCTTCGGTATTGTAGACGAACAAGGCAATGTGCTGACACCTAACACTGTGCTGCTATTGCTGGCGCGTCACCTGATCAAAAATAAAGGCAAAACTGGGGCGATTGTTCGTACAGTTGCTACTACCCACCTGCTAGATAACTTTGCTGCAAAATACGGTTTGGAAATCTACGAAACTGCTGTCGGCTTCAAATACATCGGCGAGAAAATGCGCGAGACGCAGGTGCTGATTGGCGGTGAAGAATCAGGCGGACTGAGCATTGTCGGACATATTCCCGAAAAAGATGGAATTTTAGCCGATATGCTAGTGGCAGAAGCGATCGCCTACGAAGGTAAGCCACTGTCACAACTGGTAGAAGAAGCGATCGCTGAAGCTGATGGCCCTCTGTACAACCAACGCCTAGACTTGCACTTAGAGGATGCCCACAAAGCCGCTGTCATCGATTCTTTCACCAAAAATCCCCCAACAGAAGTTGCGGGAATTAAAGTCAAAGAAGTAGGGCGCAAAGACGGCATCAAACTTTACCTGGAAGATGGCAGTTGGGTACTCTTGCGTCCCTCAGGTACAGAACCACTGATGCGCGTTTATCTGGAAACAAACTCTCCCGAAAAACAAAGCCAAATCGCTCAACAAATGGAACAAACGATTAACAAGTTGGAACCAGCAAAAGTTTAG
- a CDS encoding Npun_F5560 family protein encodes MSQTDTPTLQTLQVDVTRLREELQMRDQLVQQLSQELFRLVKGNANFMPKPEVSERHMAQMRALREQLQEVEQQVTFYQEQITSRDTEIYQLRQSVQELTDRSRMLEQVVQELPQIYKQKFAERMAPVREKVAMLQRENRQLHAELQSVSYRLAIRTRRTTTTGIDLPSFPRMGNAPGPIPTFGHA; translated from the coding sequence GTGAGCCAGACTGACACCCCTACCCTACAAACACTTCAAGTTGACGTAACTCGCCTGCGCGAAGAGTTGCAAATGCGAGACCAATTGGTTCAGCAGCTGTCTCAAGAACTATTCCGGCTGGTTAAGGGCAATGCCAACTTTATGCCCAAGCCGGAAGTTTCTGAGCGTCACATGGCTCAGATGAGAGCGCTGCGAGAACAACTGCAAGAAGTTGAACAGCAGGTAACTTTTTATCAAGAGCAGATTACTTCCCGCGATACGGAAATTTATCAATTGCGGCAGTCGGTACAGGAATTAACTGACCGTAGCCGGATGTTAGAGCAGGTGGTACAGGAGTTACCGCAAATTTATAAACAGAAATTTGCTGAACGCATGGCACCAGTCCGGGAGAAAGTGGCGATGCTGCAACGGGAAAACCGTCAACTCCACGCGGAGTTGCAAAGTGTCAGCTATCGTCTAGCGATAAGAACCCGCCGCACGACAACAACGGGCATTGATTTGCCTAGTTTCCCCCGCATGGGTAATGCTCCTGGCCCTATTCCTACCTTTGGTCATGCGTAA
- the tsaB gene encoding tRNA (adenosine(37)-N6)-threonylcarbamoyltransferase complex dimerization subunit type 1 TsaB has translation MDSVQFNSNKYGLALHTSSPELGLALSNFAGNSRSSTWDLGRDLSSHLHQHLAEFMQPQTWADLAFIAVAIGPGSFTSTRIGVVTARTLGQQLNIPVFAISTLAAVAWSHLGLAKDNGKNAIAIQMPAQRGQLFAAIYQVSPSGSGLTQLLPDTVLTPTAWHQTLETQSNTSYQLIDIPAGGGLGDSVSSVLELAYLDWQKEKRPHWSEALPFYGQHPVEDKPAG, from the coding sequence ATGGATTCCGTGCAGTTTAATTCCAATAAATACGGCTTAGCACTCCACACCAGCAGCCCCGAACTGGGTTTAGCCTTAAGCAATTTTGCGGGAAATTCGCGTTCTTCTACCTGGGATTTAGGGCGGGATTTATCAAGTCATTTACATCAACATCTAGCTGAGTTCATGCAGCCCCAAACGTGGGCAGATTTGGCGTTTATTGCCGTAGCAATTGGCCCCGGTAGTTTCACCAGCACTCGCATCGGTGTCGTCACTGCCCGTACACTAGGGCAACAGTTGAATATTCCCGTGTTTGCCATTTCCACCTTGGCAGCTGTTGCTTGGTCGCATTTAGGATTAGCAAAGGACAACGGAAAAAATGCGATCGCTATCCAGATGCCAGCCCAACGCGGTCAATTATTTGCCGCCATTTATCAAGTTTCCCCATCCGGTTCAGGACTTACCCAATTGTTGCCAGATACGGTGCTAACACCGACAGCATGGCACCAAACCCTAGAAACGCAGTCTAATACCTCCTATCAGCTAATTGACATCCCTGCTGGCGGTGGACTGGGTGATTCAGTTTCCAGCGTATTAGAACTTGCCTATCTAGATTGGCAAAAAGAAAAGCGCCCCCACTGGTCGGAAGCGCTACCGTTTTATGGTCAACATCCAGTTGAAGACAAACCAGCTGGGTAG
- a CDS encoding ABC transporter permease, with the protein MNWWQKLKNNPLARSGAVLLIVFYLAVIFADFVAPYRPCDTYDLSNGLCDVQPNTSLLEPTKIYWRNQAGEFIGPHVYPTTQGPTDIETGDRKLTVNFQKPSPVRFFVRGAKYQLFQLRLPLPPKFDEVEIFPGIPLDWHLFGAVGEGKLNLLGTDEQGRDQFSRLLHGGRISLSIGLVGIIISFPLGMLAGGISGYVGGWVDGILMRAVEVLMTIPSLYLLVSLAAVLPLGLSSAQRFLLIVLITSFIGWAGLARVIRGQVLSIKEREFVQAARAMGAKPLYIIVRHVLPQTATYIIISATLAVPGFIVAESVLSLIGLGIQQPDPSWGNMLSLATNASILVLQPWLIWPPALLIILTVLAFNLLGDGLRDALDPRSLRR; encoded by the coding sequence ATGAACTGGTGGCAAAAATTAAAAAATAATCCCTTGGCAAGATCAGGGGCTGTGTTGCTGATAGTTTTCTATTTAGCAGTAATTTTCGCTGATTTTGTGGCTCCTTACCGTCCGTGTGACACTTATGACCTGTCTAATGGCCTGTGTGACGTGCAGCCAAATACTTCCTTGTTGGAACCTACCAAGATATACTGGCGCAACCAAGCAGGAGAGTTTATTGGGCCTCACGTTTATCCTACGACTCAGGGGCCAACAGATATCGAGACAGGCGATCGCAAATTAACTGTAAACTTCCAAAAACCGTCACCAGTACGCTTTTTTGTCCGGGGAGCAAAATACCAACTGTTTCAGCTGCGCCTGCCATTGCCGCCCAAATTTGATGAGGTAGAAATATTTCCGGGCATTCCTTTGGATTGGCACCTCTTCGGCGCTGTTGGAGAAGGCAAACTGAACTTATTAGGCACCGATGAACAGGGGCGCGATCAGTTCAGCCGCCTGCTGCATGGTGGCAGAATAAGCCTCAGCATCGGCTTAGTGGGAATTATCATTTCCTTCCCACTGGGTATGTTAGCGGGGGGGATTTCTGGCTACGTCGGTGGCTGGGTTGACGGCATTTTAATGCGTGCCGTGGAAGTGCTGATGACCATTCCCAGCCTGTATCTGCTAGTTTCCCTTGCCGCAGTGCTGCCACTTGGCCTCAGCAGCGCCCAGCGGTTTTTGTTGATTGTGCTGATTACCTCGTTCATCGGCTGGGCTGGGTTAGCGCGGGTGATTCGGGGACAGGTGCTATCAATTAAAGAGCGAGAATTTGTGCAAGCCGCACGAGCAATGGGCGCGAAACCACTTTACATTATTGTGCGTCACGTTTTGCCGCAGACAGCTACTTACATAATTATCTCAGCAACGCTGGCGGTGCCTGGGTTTATCGTGGCAGAATCGGTACTCAGTTTGATTGGGCTTGGCATTCAGCAGCCCGACCCTTCTTGGGGAAATATGCTGTCGTTGGCGACTAATGCTTCAATTTTAGTGTTGCAGCCTTGGTTGATCTGGCCTCCGGCGCTGTTGATTATCCTCACGGTGTTGGCGTTTAATTTGCTGGGAGATGGTTTGCGGGATGCCCTCGATCCCCGGAGTTTGCGGCGGTAG
- a CDS encoding Npun_R2479 family HD domain-containing metalloprotein, protein MFNATEILIDSFVQSIREGYRRTYGGYKPDYEDIIAWAGSMALENIANSDALYHNVEHSILVALVGQEILRGRHIREGGVSCEDWLHFIISVVCHDIGYVKGVCRQDRDEERLYSTGKDGEMVSVPRGSSDASLTPYHVDRAKQFIEERFGGHKLIDAEVIKHNIELTRFPVPTAEDHQDTVNYPGLVRASDLIGQLSDPRYLKKIGALYYEFEETGVNKALNYKHPGDLRRNYPKFYWHGVFPYIQDALRYLQLTQQGKQIIANLYSNVFVVEHESAEDERRQLEGQLR, encoded by the coding sequence TTGTTCAAAGCATTCGTGAAGGCTATCGTCGCACCTACGGCGGCTATAAGCCCGACTACGAAGACATCATCGCCTGGGCGGGGTCTATGGCTCTGGAAAACATTGCTAACAGCGATGCCCTCTATCACAACGTAGAACACTCGATCTTAGTAGCTCTGGTGGGACAGGAAATCTTACGGGGGAGACACATTCGTGAGGGTGGAGTGTCCTGTGAAGACTGGTTACACTTCATCATCTCCGTAGTTTGCCATGACATCGGCTACGTTAAAGGAGTGTGTCGCCAAGATAGAGACGAGGAACGACTTTACTCCACCGGGAAAGATGGAGAAATGGTTTCTGTGCCTCGCGGATCGAGCGATGCTTCTTTGACACCTTACCATGTAGATCGAGCAAAACAATTTATTGAGGAACGCTTTGGCGGTCATAAGCTGATTGACGCTGAGGTGATAAAGCACAATATCGAACTAACCCGTTTCCCGGTGCCAACAGCAGAGGATCATCAAGATACTGTCAATTATCCAGGCTTGGTTCGTGCCTCTGACTTGATTGGTCAGCTCAGCGATCCCCGCTATCTAAAGAAAATCGGGGCGCTGTATTATGAGTTTGAAGAAACGGGCGTGAATAAAGCCCTGAATTATAAGCATCCGGGAGATTTGCGGCGGAACTATCCCAAGTTTTACTGGCATGGAGTATTCCCGTATATTCAGGATGCGCTCCGTTACTTACAGCTAACACAGCAAGGTAAACAAATCATTGCTAACCTCTACTCGAATGTGTTTGTTGTTGAACACGAAAGTGCTGAAGATGAGCGGAGACAACTGGAGGGGCAGCTTAGGTAA